One window of Lawsonibacter asaccharolyticus genomic DNA carries:
- a CDS encoding phage integrase gives MAKNIHNKGLYLALVSQLDKLARHNRQGSFRTKERYYEAVKRFCAFLADTYHLQKLENISGRHLTHYVLYLQESGKSASTIKTDLAAIRFFHDKMSRPKYQLPTNDELAVELERRCFGGVDRTWSTAEFNKMLGKALAADRYDYILALYLARYAGLRIHECFRMDTAAAEQALRENAITVKGKGGKVRTVPINEQITLALRKQLDRTQRGHKLLVPDGVPTDRAITALQFFIMRHRDEVQDPGSDRPMTFHGLRHTYAAEKYRELTEGGMGALDAHFTVSRLLGHERPDVTNIYLASVRKGERHEQ, from the coding sequence ATGGCAAAAAACATTCACAACAAGGGCCTTTATCTGGCCCTGGTAAGTCAACTGGACAAGTTGGCCCGCCACAACCGCCAGGGCAGTTTCCGCACCAAGGAACGCTACTACGAAGCGGTCAAGCGGTTCTGCGCCTTTCTGGCGGATACCTACCACCTCCAGAAATTGGAGAACATCAGCGGCAGACACCTGACACACTACGTCCTCTATCTGCAGGAGAGCGGCAAGTCGGCCTCCACCATCAAGACCGACCTGGCGGCCATTCGGTTCTTCCACGACAAGATGAGCCGGCCCAAGTATCAGTTGCCCACCAATGACGAGTTGGCCGTGGAACTGGAGCGGCGCTGTTTCGGCGGCGTGGACCGCACCTGGAGTACAGCGGAATTCAACAAGATGCTGGGCAAGGCGTTGGCCGCCGACCGCTACGACTATATCCTGGCTTTGTACCTCGCCCGCTACGCCGGCCTGCGCATCCACGAGTGCTTCCGCATGGACACCGCTGCGGCAGAGCAGGCCCTCCGGGAAAATGCCATCACTGTCAAGGGGAAGGGCGGCAAGGTACGGACGGTGCCCATCAACGAACAGATCACGCTGGCCCTTCGGAAACAGTTGGACCGCACCCAGCGGGGCCACAAATTATTGGTGCCCGACGGGGTACCCACCGACCGGGCCATCACCGCGCTGCAATTCTTTATTATGCGGCATCGGGACGAGGTACAAGATCCGGGTTCTGACCGTCCCATGACCTTCCACGGCCTCCGCCACACCTACGCGGCGGAGAAGTACCGGGAACTGACCGAAGGCGGCATGGGCGCCCTGGACGCACACTTCACCGTATCCCGGCTCCTGGGCCATGAGCGACCCGAT
- a CDS encoding transcriptional regulator AraC family, with protein MSHLMQLFEAVRFPGGVEVHTDGISATMTLDGNEYGSLRFFPLAPGVVLSFNRIYTQVWPLAQTEAANILLLNFCLNGRCEVNLDNGQFAFLSQGIMALGTQQAKEAYRYPSGIYEGVELFLDLDILAQKPYCMFQEAGIDLSALIRHFQAAQKLYLAQTPTATQGILSELWELRDTEDVGMMKLGSVRLLLELGRQPYVPHPRIRYFTLSQVAIAKEVRSILLSDLSHNHTAQELAERFQIGETSLKNYFRGVFGENLSVWLREARMRRASELLRGTDLQVPEIAAQVGYENQSKFAAVFVKQFGCPPLEYRRRARLD; from the coding sequence ATGTCCCATCTGATGCAGCTCTTTGAGGCAGTCCGATTTCCCGGCGGCGTGGAAGTACATACGGACGGTATCAGCGCCACCATGACGCTGGACGGGAATGAATACGGAAGTCTGCGGTTCTTTCCCCTGGCCCCTGGTGTGGTCCTCTCCTTCAACCGGATTTATACCCAGGTCTGGCCTCTGGCCCAGACAGAGGCGGCCAATATCCTTCTGCTGAACTTCTGCCTCAATGGGCGGTGTGAGGTGAATCTGGACAACGGACAGTTCGCTTTCCTCTCCCAGGGGATCATGGCCCTGGGCACCCAGCAGGCCAAGGAAGCCTATCGTTACCCCAGCGGCATCTACGAGGGGGTGGAGCTGTTTCTGGACCTGGATATATTGGCACAGAAACCCTACTGCATGTTCCAGGAGGCAGGCATTGATCTGTCGGCCTTGATCCGGCATTTCCAAGCCGCTCAGAAACTCTATCTCGCTCAGACCCCGACTGCCACACAGGGGATATTGTCCGAGTTGTGGGAATTGCGGGATACGGAGGATGTGGGAATGATGAAACTTGGCTCTGTCCGGTTACTACTGGAATTGGGGCGGCAGCCCTATGTACCTCATCCGCGCATCCGGTATTTCACCTTGTCCCAAGTGGCTATTGCCAAGGAGGTTCGCTCCATTCTCCTATCCGATCTCAGCCATAATCATACGGCACAGGAATTGGCGGAGCGGTTCCAGATCGGGGAAACCAGTTTGAAGAATTACTTTCGCGGGGTATTTGGAGAAAATCTCTCTGTCTGGCTCCGGGAGGCCCGGATGCGCCGGGCCTCGGAACTGCTGCGGGGCACGGATCTGCAGGTGCCCGAGATCGCGGCACAGGTGGGCTACGAAAATCAAAGCAAATTCGCGGCGGTCTTTGTCAAACAGTTCGGCTGTCCGCCGTTGGAATATCGCAGAAGGGCACGGCTCGATTGA
- a CDS encoding transposase IS605 OrfB family: MLRDREFPPHAAFVLTWSKVKERQISTGRVFQSTKRLCHKGFRVSALPALCGFLRKFGGNRRMCQWENCAHLNDL; encoded by the coding sequence ATGCTTCGCGACAGGGAGTTTCCTCCCCATGCCGCATTCGTACTGACCTGGTCTAAAGTCAAAGAGAGACAGATCTCCACCGGCAGAGTGTTTCAGTCCACAAAGCGCCTCTGCCACAAGGGGTTCCGGGTGTCTGCGCTCCCGGCTCTGTGTGGGTTTCTTCGGAAATTCGGTGGAAACAGACGGATGTGCCAATGGGAGAACTGCGCCCATCTGAACGACCTATGA
- a CDS encoding iron dependent repressor DNA binding domain protein, translating to MALHASGEDYLEAILLLHKKMGMVRSVDVARHIEVSKPSVCHAVATLREGGFLTMDSDYFLHLTDVGREVAEQIYEKHCFFTDRLIEAGVDPKRRNGTPAGWSTSSVARVFNASKRRPSKSLEYSNGKIVLAAPILKIRRTCAYRRSA from the coding sequence ATGGCATTGCATGCATCTGGCGAAGACTATCTGGAGGCCATACTTCTTCTCCACAAGAAGATGGGCATGGTGCGCTCCGTGGATGTGGCCAGGCACATTGAGGTGTCCAAGCCCAGCGTGTGCCATGCGGTGGCGACCCTGCGGGAAGGGGGCTTCCTGACAATGGACAGCGACTATTTCCTGCACCTGACCGATGTAGGCCGGGAAGTGGCGGAGCAGATTTACGAAAAACACTGCTTCTTTACTGACCGGCTGATCGAGGCTGGAGTAGACCCGAAACGGCGGAACGGGACGCCTGCCGGATGGAGCACGTCATCAGTAGCGAGAGTTTTCAACGCCTCAAAGCGGCGTCCGAGCAAAAGTCTTGAGTACAGCAACGGAAAAATCGTGCTTGCGGCCCCGATCTTAAAAATAAGAAGGACCTGCGCCTACCGGCGCTCCGCATAA
- a CDS encoding cobalt transport protein, whose protein sequence is MIWLLANVVVFTWSPAVFRIGVMLAYFLLFLLERKGKMLAGLLVTYFAILAIQYWLLPALPGSLATVFATVTYFILVFPCIAGGAYIIATTSVSQFMAALERMGVSRNFSITLAVTLRFLPALRQDFRHIRDAMALRRIRGLEQKLECVYVPMLMGAVQIAEELSESATSRGIEHPGKRSSWRPIGFHIQDAVVCLAFAALCVGGICCKGVLP, encoded by the coding sequence TTGATTTGGCTGCTGGCCAATGTGGTAGTATTCACCTGGTCGCCGGCGGTTTTCCGTATAGGGGTCATGCTGGCCTATTTCCTTCTCTTCCTGCTGGAGCGAAAGGGGAAAATGCTGGCAGGCCTATTAGTGACCTACTTTGCGATTCTGGCGATCCAATACTGGTTGCTGCCGGCCCTGCCCGGATCCCTGGCCACGGTTTTCGCCACCGTGACCTACTTTATTCTGGTTTTCCCCTGTATCGCTGGCGGGGCGTATATCATCGCCACCACCAGCGTCAGCCAGTTCATGGCTGCGCTGGAGCGGATGGGCGTTTCCCGGAACTTCTCCATCACCCTGGCAGTGACACTGCGGTTTCTCCCGGCTCTGCGGCAGGACTTCCGGCACATCCGGGACGCCATGGCCCTGCGGCGCATCCGGGGGCTGGAGCAGAAATTGGAGTGCGTCTATGTCCCCATGCTCATGGGGGCGGTGCAGATAGCCGAGGAACTGAGCGAGTCCGCTACCTCCCGGGGCATTGAGCACCCCGGAAAGCGGTCCTCCTGGCGGCCCATCGGGTTCCACATCCAGGATGCGGTGGTCTGCCTGGCCTTTGCGGCCCTATGCGTGGGCGGCATCTGCTGCAAGGGGGTTCTGCCATGA
- a CDS encoding ABC transporter ATP-binding protein, whose protein sequence is MIAFDHVTYTYESREHPSLLDCSFTVEPGELILLTGESGCGKTTIIKLTNGLLQHGGGGTLEGTVTVNGWNVSPIPLWELAQTVGSVFQNPKSQFFNLDTTSEVLFGLESRGTSHQEMEQALFNAAKVCGIGPLLDRNIFALSGGEKQRIACASAYAMGPEIFVLDEPSSNLDSEGIRQLREILKQLKAAGKTVLVAEHRLWYAADLADRMFYLRAGRLEQVYPRAKFLALPEEQRRAMGLRSLTEVPLPEPQSASGEPGDGLTVRGLRASYDRTAVWEQVSFSAPRGQITAITGHNGAGKTTLARCLCGLMKEKSGSILWDGKPLNRKGRRQKNFLIMQDVNLQLFADSVLPEAQLGNDANEMEAMAALERMDLAQYAQAHPLALSGGQKQRLAIVDGCLSGKELLIFDEPTSGLDYVHMLEVSHLLRELAERGLCVLVITHDGEFLRESGAQTVEWMPKEQFQ, encoded by the coding sequence ATGATCGCCTTTGACCATGTGACCTATACCTACGAGAGCCGGGAGCACCCTAGCCTCCTGGACTGCTCTTTCACAGTGGAGCCGGGGGAACTGATCCTCCTGACCGGGGAGAGCGGCTGCGGAAAGACCACCATCATCAAACTGACCAACGGGCTTCTCCAGCATGGCGGGGGTGGGACGCTGGAAGGGACGGTCACCGTCAATGGCTGGAATGTATCCCCAATTCCCCTGTGGGAGCTGGCCCAGACCGTGGGTTCTGTGTTCCAAAATCCAAAGTCCCAGTTCTTCAATCTGGATACCACCAGCGAGGTGCTGTTCGGGTTAGAGAGCCGGGGGACATCCCACCAAGAGATGGAGCAGGCTCTTTTCAATGCGGCAAAGGTCTGCGGCATAGGGCCGCTCTTGGATCGGAACATCTTTGCCCTGTCCGGCGGGGAGAAGCAGCGTATCGCCTGTGCCAGCGCCTATGCCATGGGGCCGGAGATCTTTGTGCTGGACGAGCCCTCCTCCAATTTGGACAGTGAGGGCATTCGCCAGCTGCGGGAGATCCTGAAGCAGTTGAAAGCGGCAGGAAAGACGGTGCTGGTGGCAGAGCACCGCCTCTGGTATGCCGCCGACCTGGCCGATCGGATGTTCTATCTGCGGGCAGGTCGGCTGGAACAAGTGTATCCAAGGGCGAAATTCCTCGCACTGCCCGAAGAACAACGCCGGGCCATGGGGCTGCGTAGCCTGACTGAAGTGCCTTTGCCGGAACCGCAGTCTGCATCAGGCGAACCCGGAGATGGCCTGACAGTGCGGGGCCTGCGGGCCTCCTATGATCGGACGGCTGTGTGGGAACAGGTATCTTTTTCCGCACCCAGGGGACAAATCACCGCCATCACCGGCCACAACGGTGCAGGGAAGACTACCCTGGCACGCTGCCTCTGCGGTCTGATGAAGGAGAAATCCGGTTCGATCCTCTGGGATGGGAAACCGCTGAACCGGAAAGGCCGCCGGCAAAAGAACTTCCTCATTATGCAGGATGTCAATCTCCAGTTATTTGCCGACAGCGTGCTGCCAGAAGCCCAGTTGGGGAATGACGCGAATGAGATGGAGGCCATGGCCGCGCTGGAGCGGATGGATCTGGCCCAGTACGCCCAGGCACACCCCCTGGCCCTTTCCGGCGGGCAGAAGCAGCGGCTCGCCATCGTGGACGGCTGCCTCAGCGGGAAAGAACTGCTGATTTTCGACGAGCCCACCAGCGGCCTGGACTACGTCCATATGCTGGAGGTGAGCCATCTGCTCCGGGAACTGGCGGAGCGGGGCCTGTGCGTGCTGGTCATCACCCACGACGGGGAGTTCCTGCGGGAGAGCGGCGCCCAGACGGTGGAGTGGATGCCAAAAGAACAGTTCCAATAG